In Chlorocebus sabaeus isolate Y175 chromosome 11, mChlSab1.0.hap1, whole genome shotgun sequence, one DNA window encodes the following:
- the PIANP gene encoding PILR alpha-associated neural protein isoform X3, with the protein MESRMWPALLLSHLLPLWPLLLLPLPPPAQGSSSSPRTPPAPARPPCARGGPSAPRHVCVWERAPPPSRSPRVPRSRRQVLPGTAPPATPSGFEEGPPSSQYPWAIVWGPTVSREDGGDPNSANPGFLDYGFAAPHGLATPHPNSDSMRGDENGLILGEAPATLRPFLFGGRGEGVDPQLYVTITISIIIVLVATGIIFKFCWDRSQKRRRPSGQQGALRQEESQQPLTDLSPAGVTVLGAFGDSPTPTPDHEEPRGGPRPGMPHPKGAPAFQLNRNLVLVR; encoded by the exons ATGGAGTCCAGGATGTG GCCTGCGCTGCTGCTgtcccacctcctccctctctggcCACTGCTGTTGCTGCCCCTCCCACCGCCTGCTCAgggctcttcctcctcccctcgaACCCCACCAGCCCCAGCCCGCCCCCCATGTGCCCGGGGAGGCCCCTCGGCCCCACGTCATGTGTGCGTGTGGGAGCGGGCACCTCCACCAAGCCGATCCCCTCGGGTCCCAAGATCTCGTCGGCAAGTCCTGCCTGGCACTGCACCCCCAGCCACCCCATCAGGCTTTGAGGAGGGGCCGCCCTCATCCCAGTACCCCTGGGCTATTGTGTGGGGTCCCACCGTGTCTCGAGAGGATGGAGGGGACCCCAACTCTGCCAATCCTGGATTTCTGGACTATGGTTTTGCAGCCCCTCATGGGCTCGCAACCCCACACCCCAACTCAGACTCCATGCGGGGTGATGAAAATGGGCTTATCCTTggagaggcacctgccaccctgcGGCCGTTCCTGTTCGGGGGCCGTGGGGAAG GTGTGGACCCCCAGCTTTATGTCACAATTACCATCTCCATCATCATTGTTCTCGTGGCCACTGGCATCATCTTCAAGTTCTG CTGGGACCGCAGCCAGAAGCGGCGCAGACCCTCAGGGCAGCAAGGTGCCCTGAGGCAAGAGGAGAGCCAGCAGCCGCTGACAGACCTGTCCCCAGCCGGAGTCACTGTGCTGGGGGCCTTCGGGGACTCGCCTACCCCCACCCCTGACCATGAGGAGCCCCGAGGGGGACCCCGGCCTGGGATGCCCCACCCCAAGGGGGCTCCAGCCTTCCAGTTGAACCG
- the PIANP gene encoding PILR alpha-associated neural protein isoform X1, whose translation MESRMWPALLLSHLLPLWPLLLLPLPPPAQGSSSSPRTPPAPARPPCARGGPSAPRHVCVWERAPPPSRSPRVPRSRRQVLPGTAPPATPSGFEEGPPSSQYPWAIVWGPTVSREDGGDPNSANPGFLDYGFAAPHGLATPHPNSDSMRGDENGLILGEAPATLRPFLFGGRGEGVDPQLYVTITISIIIVLVATGIIFKFCWDRSQKRRRPSGQQGALRQEESQQPLTDLSPAGVTVLGAFGDSPTPTPDHEEPRGGPRPGMPHPKGAPAFQLNRCVLEVLGAVL comes from the exons ATGGAGTCCAGGATGTG GCCTGCGCTGCTGCTgtcccacctcctccctctctggcCACTGCTGTTGCTGCCCCTCCCACCGCCTGCTCAgggctcttcctcctcccctcgaACCCCACCAGCCCCAGCCCGCCCCCCATGTGCCCGGGGAGGCCCCTCGGCCCCACGTCATGTGTGCGTGTGGGAGCGGGCACCTCCACCAAGCCGATCCCCTCGGGTCCCAAGATCTCGTCGGCAAGTCCTGCCTGGCACTGCACCCCCAGCCACCCCATCAGGCTTTGAGGAGGGGCCGCCCTCATCCCAGTACCCCTGGGCTATTGTGTGGGGTCCCACCGTGTCTCGAGAGGATGGAGGGGACCCCAACTCTGCCAATCCTGGATTTCTGGACTATGGTTTTGCAGCCCCTCATGGGCTCGCAACCCCACACCCCAACTCAGACTCCATGCGGGGTGATGAAAATGGGCTTATCCTTggagaggcacctgccaccctgcGGCCGTTCCTGTTCGGGGGCCGTGGGGAAG GTGTGGACCCCCAGCTTTATGTCACAATTACCATCTCCATCATCATTGTTCTCGTGGCCACTGGCATCATCTTCAAGTTCTG CTGGGACCGCAGCCAGAAGCGGCGCAGACCCTCAGGGCAGCAAGGTGCCCTGAGGCAAGAGGAGAGCCAGCAGCCGCTGACAGACCTGTCCCCAGCCGGAGTCACTGTGCTGGGGGCCTTCGGGGACTCGCCTACCCCCACCCCTGACCATGAGGAGCCCCGAGGGGGACCCCGGCCTGGGATGCCCCACCCCAAGGGGGCTCCAGCCTTCCAGTTGAACCG
- the PIANP gene encoding PILR alpha-associated neural protein isoform X2 — MESRMWPALLLSHLLPLWPLLLLPLPPPAQGSSSSPRTPPAPARPPCARGGPSAPRHVCVWERAPPPSRSPRVPRSRRQVLPGTAPPATPSGFEEGPPSSQYPWAIVWGPTVSREDGGDPNSANPGFLDYGFAAPHGLATPHPNSDSMRGDENGLILGEAPATLRPFLFGGRGEGVDPQLYVTITISIIIVLVATGIIFKFCWDRSQKRRRPSGQQGALRQEESQQPLTDLSPAGVTVLGAFGDSPTPTPDHEEPRGGPRPGMPHPKGAPAFQLNRIPLVNL, encoded by the exons ATGGAGTCCAGGATGTG GCCTGCGCTGCTGCTgtcccacctcctccctctctggcCACTGCTGTTGCTGCCCCTCCCACCGCCTGCTCAgggctcttcctcctcccctcgaACCCCACCAGCCCCAGCCCGCCCCCCATGTGCCCGGGGAGGCCCCTCGGCCCCACGTCATGTGTGCGTGTGGGAGCGGGCACCTCCACCAAGCCGATCCCCTCGGGTCCCAAGATCTCGTCGGCAAGTCCTGCCTGGCACTGCACCCCCAGCCACCCCATCAGGCTTTGAGGAGGGGCCGCCCTCATCCCAGTACCCCTGGGCTATTGTGTGGGGTCCCACCGTGTCTCGAGAGGATGGAGGGGACCCCAACTCTGCCAATCCTGGATTTCTGGACTATGGTTTTGCAGCCCCTCATGGGCTCGCAACCCCACACCCCAACTCAGACTCCATGCGGGGTGATGAAAATGGGCTTATCCTTggagaggcacctgccaccctgcGGCCGTTCCTGTTCGGGGGCCGTGGGGAAG GTGTGGACCCCCAGCTTTATGTCACAATTACCATCTCCATCATCATTGTTCTCGTGGCCACTGGCATCATCTTCAAGTTCTG CTGGGACCGCAGCCAGAAGCGGCGCAGACCCTCAGGGCAGCAAGGTGCCCTGAGGCAAGAGGAGAGCCAGCAGCCGCTGACAGACCTGTCCCCAGCCGGAGTCACTGTGCTGGGGGCCTTCGGGGACTCGCCTACCCCCACCCCTGACCATGAGGAGCCCCGAGGGGGACCCCGGCCTGGGATGCCCCACCCCAAGGGGGCTCCAGCCTTCCAGTTGAACCG